The Synergistaceae bacterium genome contains a region encoding:
- a CDS encoding Na/Pi cotransporter family protein gives MQTFFTIAGGVALFLYGIKLLSSALQSLAGDKLRQLLGELTKTPLRGILVGILVTVLIQSSAGTTVMTVSFVNTGLLSLKQALGLIMGANIGTTVTAQLIALNIDTLALPLLAVGVFMSMLTNRKQLGYIASGLIGLGLVFIGMQTMKAASHVISQHRDLLLFLSRSPLTGVLAGIILTALIQSSAATIGLTIAVASQGLISLDAAIPIILGDNIGTTLTAIVVSLNASRPAKQAAMGHVLFNLIGTIICLICLPFYKEIVLMSSDDIGRQIANSHMIFNVLNTIIFFPFISLLAKLIETIIPIRPEDKPEDVMYLDPTLINVSTASAVAAVKDELLHMGNIIGKMFDVVGEAFFQYDTAKMEDRRKRFDSLEDSVNKITRAISEYASEIWQKGVSDEVSTVLGCYVNASLDLERIGDRMENLIERCDAMDHYLSAEAVGEFRDMYDTTNRAVTLAMSSIEKENASEAWEVIRDIEKRIDGQERTYRKNHIDRLNKGECDPEKGVNFITLLSNLERIGDHSNNVAGYTLDILALGKK, from the coding sequence GTGCAAACATTCTTCACGATTGCCGGAGGAGTCGCTCTGTTCCTCTACGGCATAAAGCTGCTATCGTCAGCTCTACAGTCCCTCGCAGGGGACAAGCTCCGCCAGCTTCTCGGTGAGCTCACCAAGACTCCCTTGCGCGGAATACTCGTCGGCATTCTGGTTACTGTCCTGATACAGTCCTCAGCGGGCACAACTGTCATGACCGTCAGCTTCGTGAACACCGGCCTTCTGTCCCTCAAGCAGGCACTCGGCCTCATAATGGGCGCGAACATCGGGACAACCGTAACCGCACAGCTGATCGCCCTCAACATCGACACGCTGGCACTGCCTCTTCTGGCGGTCGGAGTGTTCATGTCGATGCTCACGAACCGCAAGCAGCTGGGTTACATCGCGAGCGGGCTTATCGGGCTGGGTCTGGTGTTCATCGGAATGCAGACCATGAAGGCCGCCTCGCACGTAATCTCACAGCACAGAGACCTTCTGCTGTTCCTGAGCCGTAGTCCTCTGACGGGAGTCCTCGCGGGAATAATCCTTACTGCGCTGATACAGTCTTCCGCCGCAACAATAGGCCTCACGATTGCCGTAGCTTCGCAGGGGCTTATATCGCTTGACGCGGCGATACCCATAATTCTCGGCGACAACATCGGCACGACCCTCACAGCAATAGTCGTCTCCCTCAACGCCTCGCGCCCGGCGAAACAGGCCGCAATGGGGCACGTACTCTTCAATCTTATCGGCACAATAATCTGCCTGATTTGTCTGCCGTTCTACAAGGAGATTGTCTTGATGAGTTCGGACGACATAGGCCGCCAGATAGCTAACTCGCACATGATCTTCAACGTCCTCAACACGATAATCTTCTTCCCGTTCATCTCGCTGCTGGCAAAGCTCATCGAGACGATTATTCCCATCCGTCCGGAAGACAAGCCCGAAGATGTCATGTACCTTGACCCGACGCTCATCAACGTTTCGACGGCTTCGGCAGTTGCGGCGGTGAAGGACGAGCTCCTTCACATGGGAAACATCATCGGCAAGATGTTCGACGTTGTGGGGGAAGCGTTCTTCCAGTACGACACGGCCAAGATGGAGGACAGGCGCAAGAGGTTCGACTCCCTCGAGGACAGCGTCAACAAGATAACGCGCGCAATCTCCGAGTATGCTTCCGAGATCTGGCAGAAAGGTGTCAGCGACGAAGTCTCGACGGTTCTCGGGTGCTACGTGAATGCTTCGCTTGACCTCGAGAGAATCGGCGACAGGATGGAGAACCTCATTGAGAGGTGCGACGCTATGGATCACTATCTTTCGGCTGAGGCAGTCGGTGAGTTCCGGGACATGTACGACACCACCAACAGAGCCGTAACGCTCGCAATGTCCTCAATCGAGAAGGAGAATGCTTCTGAAGCATGGGAAGTCATCCGCGACATCGAGAAGAGGATAGACGGACAGGAGCGCACCTACAGGAAGAACCACATTGACCGCCTCAACAAGGGCGAGTGCGACCCCGAGAAGGGCGTGAACTTCATCACGCTGCTGAGCAACCTCGAACGTATCGGCGACCACAGCAACAACGTAGCCGGTTACACGCTGGACATCCTCGCTCTCGGCAAGAAGTAA
- the tmk gene encoding dTMP kinase: MFITIEGIDGCGKSTQSARLAQWLKERTASEVIRTFEPGGYPDGGKLREFLLEDSISPMPELLLFLADRARHVDEVIAPAISAGSHVICERWNESTLAYQSGWHGLDFSRAKSIIDACAFPEPDAKIFLDVPPEIAFSRVAARTKSDRFEAEGLALMKRVSSFYRWLESMIRIDCGAMDEDEVFASITRELEARLWLFR, encoded by the coding sequence ATATTCATCACTATAGAAGGGATTGACGGGTGCGGAAAGTCGACGCAGTCCGCACGTCTCGCGCAGTGGCTCAAGGAACGCACAGCCTCAGAGGTCATCAGAACCTTCGAGCCCGGCGGTTACCCTGACGGCGGAAAGCTCCGCGAGTTTCTCCTAGAGGACAGCATCTCCCCTATGCCGGAGCTCCTGCTGTTCCTCGCTGACAGGGCAAGGCACGTCGACGAAGTCATTGCTCCGGCAATATCTGCAGGCAGCCACGTAATCTGCGAACGCTGGAACGAGTCAACCCTAGCCTACCAGTCAGGATGGCACGGGCTGGATTTTTCGCGCGCAAAGAGCATCATCGACGCGTGCGCATTCCCAGAGCCGGACGCAAAGATATTCCTTGACGTTCCGCCGGAGATAGCTTTCTCGCGGGTAGCTGCGCGGACAAAAAGCGACAGGTTCGAGGCAGAGGGGCTCGCGCTGATGAAGCGGGTATCATCCTTCTACAGGTGGCTTGAGAGCATGATACGCATCGACTGCGGGGCAATGGACGAAGACGAGGTGTTTGCGTCGATAACCCGCGAACTGGAGGCCAGGCTGTGGCTATTCAGATAA
- a CDS encoding DUF327 family protein codes for MAIQIKRGGGEPPAASQPRVESGTSHTGSHTAPANSVASSAFSFEAAMESTELEDLLDQLYELSDRLSVFPGGRLIEEYRNVLHELLKRAAKGLRIKRDMRWRKTDRKMYVTIERTEKAMDELEEAFLYEGNRTKALALMEEIKGCLISLLM; via the coding sequence GTGGCTATTCAGATAAAGCGCGGAGGGGGCGAACCCCCTGCTGCCTCACAACCGCGCGTGGAGTCAGGCACAAGTCATACCGGCTCGCACACCGCACCGGCAAACTCTGTGGCATCATCGGCGTTCTCGTTTGAGGCGGCGATGGAGAGCACGGAGCTTGAGGACTTGCTCGACCAGCTCTACGAACTCTCGGACAGGCTTTCGGTTTTTCCGGGCGGCCGTCTCATCGAGGAGTACAGGAACGTCCTTCACGAGCTGCTGAAACGTGCGGCGAAGGGTTTGAGGATAAAGCGCGACATGAGGTGGCGCAAGACTGACCGCAAAATGTACGTAACGATAGAACGCACTGAGAAGGCGATGGACGAGCTCGAGGAGGCGTTCCTTTACGAGGGCAACAGGACGAAGGCACTTGCGCTGATGGAGGAGATAAAGGGTTGCTTGATCTCGCTTCTGATGTAG
- a CDS encoding S-layer homology domain-containing protein — MDVPMNHWAYDAIGQLAAHGILSGYPDGTYKGQQSTTRYEMASALARALAVVDMTKASKQDVEMLKRLVVEFKDELEALGVRVDELDERVAVLEDRLGGWHMHGTLVLDVQNESRNDAGDAIGPDGKGSVGFDEARIWFERRFGENEDYFFAARLRDEEGGNGRLDRFFVEMPFFFDTKMTVGRFNWALEGDYKISLPGTGVWDGDQILTDWTMTGFGVTKNFGLGMARVVFAHPSDRWSIGGRITDRNGNFYGSQTTVFDLWMILPQVTLQFTEQIGLDLGAQVFVGDNAEQFTGLDNNGDITEHRIGDVSFNNLWTVYGGLRFNFNDAIGFKGVFYHQEMDTEMVYRDPNDGLLKWMDTGSLLLDANNNIIDDANHWAAILDVKQQALKFTSLWLEYGQYDRGFWGNNTGILFYGDLLKEEYGMNGGRRIQFDTKYWRVGLGQEWNDKWSTYLFYYGYKLEWGNADVSPKEFGLGVQYKLNDYTTLGLNYMHADNDANGAASREDNVVKFRTAIEF, encoded by the coding sequence ATGGACGTGCCGATGAACCACTGGGCATATGACGCAATCGGCCAGCTGGCCGCACACGGGATTCTCTCGGGTTATCCTGACGGAACCTACAAAGGGCAGCAGTCCACGACACGTTACGAGATGGCCAGTGCGCTTGCCAGAGCACTCGCAGTAGTAGACATGACGAAGGCCAGCAAGCAGGACGTAGAGATGCTCAAGAGGCTCGTTGTTGAGTTCAAGGACGAGCTCGAGGCACTCGGCGTAAGGGTAGACGAGCTTGACGAGAGAGTAGCTGTTCTGGAAGACAGGCTCGGCGGGTGGCACATGCACGGAACGCTCGTGCTCGATGTTCAGAATGAGAGCCGTAATGACGCTGGCGACGCAATCGGACCTGACGGTAAGGGTTCAGTAGGCTTCGATGAGGCGAGAATCTGGTTCGAGCGCAGGTTTGGCGAGAATGAGGATTACTTCTTCGCGGCAAGACTTCGCGATGAAGAGGGCGGAAATGGACGCTTAGACAGGTTCTTCGTGGAGATGCCTTTCTTCTTCGACACGAAGATGACTGTAGGACGTTTCAACTGGGCTCTTGAGGGCGACTATAAGATTTCCCTCCCCGGCACGGGCGTTTGGGACGGTGACCAGATCCTCACAGACTGGACAATGACGGGCTTCGGCGTAACCAAGAACTTCGGGCTGGGCATGGCACGTGTAGTGTTCGCACATCCCAGCGACAGATGGAGTATCGGTGGTCGTATAACGGATCGTAATGGTAATTTTTACGGAAGCCAGACGACAGTGTTCGATCTGTGGATGATTTTGCCGCAGGTTACGCTCCAGTTCACCGAACAGATCGGACTCGATCTCGGAGCACAGGTGTTCGTCGGTGATAATGCTGAGCAGTTTACGGGGCTTGACAATAACGGCGATATTACTGAGCACAGAATTGGCGACGTGTCCTTCAACAACCTCTGGACAGTGTATGGCGGGCTTCGCTTTAACTTCAACGATGCCATCGGCTTCAAGGGTGTGTTCTACCATCAGGAGATGGATACCGAGATGGTCTATCGCGACCCTAATGACGGGTTGCTCAAGTGGATGGATACCGGCTCTTTGTTGCTGGACGCAAACAACAACATCATTGATGACGCAAACCACTGGGCAGCCATCCTTGATGTGAAACAGCAGGCTCTGAAGTTCACCAGCCTGTGGCTCGAGTATGGCCAGTATGACAGGGGTTTCTGGGGCAACAACACTGGAATCCTGTTCTATGGCGACCTTCTGAAGGAAGAGTACGGCATGAATGGCGGCAGGCGTATACAGTTTGATACGAAGTACTGGAGAGTCGGTCTCGGCCAGGAGTGGAACGACAAGTGGTCAACCTACCTGTTCTACTACGGCTACAAGCTCGAGTGGGGCAACGCTGATGTCAGCCCGAAGGAGTTCGGTTTAGGCGTACAGTACAAGCTCAACGACTACACGACACTCGGTCTCAACTACATGCACGCTGATAACGATGCTAACGGCGCGGCCAGCAGGGAAGACAATGTCGTGAAGTTCAGGACAGCGATAGAGTTCTAG
- a CDS encoding tyrosine-type recombinase/integrase → MILEPFFRFIDVSEKTESIYRRALRQLFTYFTEHGILKPSRDDIISFRRHLERKHLKPSTIALYLAASRRFFAWTEHAGIYPNIALGVKAPKPEPGHKRDCLCAEQLRTILAGIDRTTPIGRRNFAIIALMSVTGLRTIEVSRANIGDFRKVGTHTCLFVRGKGRCTKSEFVKVPPPVSSAIGDYIRERGKVQESAPLFASMSRRNTNARLSAQTISKLCKSAMRANGFSSSRLTAHSLRHTAITLSLSAGIPLSEVQAFARHKNITTTMIYAHHVDRLRSPCEEAVCAAVFQNFIREITDSLAIFRCV, encoded by the coding sequence ATGATCCTAGAACCATTCTTCAGGTTTATCGATGTCTCGGAGAAAACAGAGTCCATCTACCGCAGAGCCTTGCGGCAGCTCTTCACCTACTTCACCGAACACGGAATCCTCAAGCCCTCCCGCGACGACATCATCAGCTTCCGCAGACACCTCGAACGCAAGCACCTCAAGCCCAGCACCATCGCACTATACCTCGCCGCAAGCCGCAGGTTCTTCGCCTGGACAGAACACGCCGGAATCTACCCCAACATCGCGCTCGGCGTTAAAGCCCCGAAGCCCGAGCCCGGCCACAAACGCGACTGCCTCTGCGCCGAACAGCTCCGCACAATCCTCGCCGGGATCGACCGCACAACCCCCATAGGCCGCAGAAACTTCGCCATCATCGCCCTCATGTCAGTAACCGGCCTCCGCACAATCGAGGTCTCTCGCGCAAACATCGGCGACTTCCGTAAAGTCGGCACGCACACCTGCCTGTTCGTGAGGGGCAAGGGACGGTGCACAAAGTCTGAGTTCGTGAAGGTCCCTCCCCCAGTCAGCTCAGCAATCGGCGACTACATCAGGGAACGCGGCAAAGTTCAGGAGTCCGCCCCGCTCTTTGCCTCAATGAGCCGCCGGAACACGAATGCCCGCCTCTCCGCACAAACCATCTCCAAGCTCTGCAAATCCGCAATGCGCGCAAACGGCTTCTCCTCCTCGCGCCTCACCGCGCATTCCCTCCGACACACCGCAATAACCTTGTCCCTATCGGCTGGCATACCACTGAGTGAGGTTCAGGCCTTCGCACGGCACAAGAACATCACCACCACAATGATCTACGCTCACCACGTCGACCGCCTCAGAAGCCCTTGCGAGGAAGCAGTCTGCGCCGCTGTTTTCCAAAACTTTATACGTGAAATTACAGATTCGCTTGCAATTTTCAGATGTGTGTAG
- a CDS encoding S-layer homology domain-containing protein produces the protein MKKLAVMFLAAVLAVSAVAPAFSATNPFMDVPMNHWAYDAIGQLAAHGILSGYPDGTYKGQQSTTRYEMASALARALAVVDMTKASKQDVEMLKRLVVEFKDELEALGVRVDELDERVAVLEDRLGGWHIEGSLVLDVINQSRNSAGDAFDGDGEGSVGFDEARLIFERNFGENDDYFFRARLRNDDTVHARFDRFFVEMPFFFDSKMTVGRFSWALEGDYKISLPGTGVWDGDQILTDWTFDGFGLTKNFGLGMARIAFAHPSRYTASTLTYDADGNITGWRTTALDTWMILAQASLQFTEQIGFDIGGQAYVGDNAEQFSVADVNGNLTRHGAGDLSFNNIWTIYGGLRFNFNDAIGIKGVFYHQNVDMEEVYVDGNNRLAWRDRGYFGGGAGMIDDANHWAVILDVKQAALKYTSLWLEYGQFDEGFWGNNGGILFYGDLLQQTFGGSRAYWDTKYYRVGLGQEWTDKFSTYLFYYGYVVEDAIGVYNGNGVFLRTEDVKPKEYGIGVSYKLNDYTTLGLNYMHADDDVGREDNVVKFRTKVTF, from the coding sequence ATGAAGAAATTAGCAGTAATGTTCTTAGCTGCAGTTCTTGCGGTGAGCGCGGTTGCTCCTGCATTCTCTGCAACTAATCCGTTTATGGACGTACCCATGAATCACTGGGCGTACGATGCGATAGGACAGCTTGCGGCTCATGGAATACTTTCCGGCTACCCGGACGGCACGTACAAGGGTCAGCAGTCAACCACGAGGTACGAGATGGCATCAGCACTTGCGAGGGCACTTGCTGTTGTGGACATGACCAAAGCGAGCAAGCAGGATGTCGAAATGCTGAAGCGTCTTGTGGTGGAGTTCAAGGATGAGCTTGAAGCTCTGGGTGTCAGGGTTGATGAACTCGACGAGCGCGTTGCTGTTCTCGAGGATCGTCTCGGAGGATGGCACATTGAAGGTTCACTGGTGCTTGATGTCATAAACCAGAGCAGGAACAGTGCAGGCGATGCGTTTGATGGTGACGGCGAAGGCTCGGTTGGCTTCGATGAAGCAAGGTTGATCTTCGAGCGCAACTTCGGCGAGAACGACGACTACTTCTTCCGTGCGAGGCTTCGCAATGACGATACGGTTCATGCGCGCTTCGATAGGTTCTTCGTGGAGATGCCGTTCTTCTTTGACAGCAAGATGACTGTCGGACGCTTCAGCTGGGCTCTCGAAGGAGACTACAAGATTTCTCTTCCCGGCACTGGCGTGTGGGATGGCGACCAGATCCTCACGGACTGGACGTTTGATGGCTTCGGTCTCACCAAGAACTTCGGTCTGGGTATGGCGCGTATAGCCTTCGCGCATCCTAGTAGGTATACTGCCAGTACATTGACGTATGATGCCGATGGGAACATAACGGGTTGGAGAACCACAGCATTGGACACTTGGATGATTTTGGCGCAGGCTTCCCTCCAGTTCACCGAACAGATCGGTTTCGATATTGGCGGACAAGCATATGTAGGCGACAATGCAGAGCAATTTTCTGTGGCAGATGTCAATGGTAACCTCACTAGGCATGGTGCTGGAGACTTGTCCTTCAACAATATCTGGACAATTTACGGTGGCCTTCGCTTCAACTTCAACGACGCTATAGGCATCAAGGGTGTCTTCTACCACCAGAACGTGGATATGGAAGAAGTCTATGTAGACGGGAATAATCGTCTCGCTTGGAGAGATCGTGGCTACTTCGGCGGCGGAGCTGGGATGATTGATGATGCCAACCACTGGGCAGTAATTCTCGACGTGAAGCAGGCGGCTCTCAAGTACACTAGCCTGTGGCTCGAGTACGGCCAGTTCGATGAGGGCTTCTGGGGCAATAACGGCGGAATACTGTTCTACGGCGACCTTCTTCAGCAAACCTTTGGCGGGAGCAGGGCGTACTGGGATACAAAGTACTACAGAGTCGGGCTTGGGCAGGAGTGGACCGACAAGTTCTCAACTTACCTGTTCTACTATGGATACGTCGTTGAGGATGCTATAGGAGTCTATAATGGTAATGGCGTGTTTCTTCGCACTGAGGACGTAAAGCCCAAGGAGTACGGCATCGGTGTAAGCTACAAGCTCAATGACTACACGACGCTCGGCCTCAACTATATGCACGCTGATGACGACGTAGGCCGCGAGGACAACGTCGTGAAATTCAGGACGAAGGTAACGTTCTAG
- a CDS encoding ACT domain-containing protein has protein sequence MTKISFNDECVHVVFLGVPNVPGVASEIFGTLSAHSVSVGMVTQNTMRGGRSDLSFLMGKDKLDDVIPVCREAAERVGGQGVSFATEVAAITVGIGEDAAGTLSRIFAALASVKVNIEIINSTGESAICIVSKTRAQEGLEALKRAFA, from the coding sequence ATGACGAAAATATCCTTCAACGATGAGTGCGTTCACGTAGTGTTTCTCGGTGTGCCGAATGTTCCGGGAGTAGCGTCGGAGATATTCGGGACGCTGTCAGCACATTCAGTGAGCGTCGGCATGGTAACGCAGAACACGATGCGCGGCGGGCGTTCGGATCTGTCGTTCCTGATGGGCAAGGACAAGCTGGATGACGTTATCCCTGTGTGCCGGGAAGCGGCCGAGCGTGTAGGGGGGCAGGGAGTGTCTTTCGCGACGGAGGTAGCGGCAATTACGGTGGGGATTGGTGAGGATGCGGCGGGGACGCTGTCGAGGATTTTTGCGGCACTTGCGTCGGTGAAGGTGAACATCGAGATCATCAATTCGACTGGGGAGAGTGCGATCTGCATCGTGAGCAAGACGAGGGCGCAGGAAGGCCTCGAGGCACTGAAGAGGGCGTTTGCATAA
- a CDS encoding Na+/H+ antiporter subunit E: protein MSLVYFALWVIFNGRVTREILIAGVIISLLLDFFVKRVMKIRLAGATFWKFLKLLPDALVYAVVLLVEIIRANFTIIRLVLASHIQVEPCLVKFTTPLKTTAARVALANSITLTPGTITVALEGNSLLVHALDKGIAEGLEGSIFERLLARMERRANA, encoded by the coding sequence TTGAGCCTCGTATATTTTGCTTTGTGGGTAATCTTCAACGGACGCGTTACCCGCGAGATTCTCATAGCCGGAGTGATAATCTCTCTTCTGCTGGATTTTTTCGTCAAGCGCGTGATGAAGATACGCCTCGCCGGAGCAACTTTCTGGAAGTTCTTGAAGCTCCTGCCTGACGCACTGGTTTATGCTGTCGTCCTTCTCGTCGAGATAATACGCGCAAACTTTACGATAATCCGCCTCGTCTTGGCCTCACACATTCAGGTTGAGCCGTGCCTCGTGAAGTTCACTACCCCCCTCAAGACGACGGCCGCACGTGTTGCCCTCGCCAACTCCATCACCCTGACTCCCGGAACGATCACCGTTGCCCTCGAGGGAAATTCCCTGCTCGTTCACGCACTGGACAAGGGGATCGCTGAGGGCTTGGAGGGAAGCATCTTCGAGCGGCTGTTAGCCAGAATGGAGAGAAGAGCAAATGCCTGA
- a CDS encoding sodium:proton antiporter has product MPDVLTLKNALLVVCAVFLSVTVFICLFRASLGPRYTDRITASSIIGTKVILLIAVLAMVVGNDYLVDICLIYAIINFLAVVVLARSVLEKREGEKEL; this is encoded by the coding sequence ATGCCTGACGTACTAACGCTGAAGAACGCGCTTCTTGTTGTGTGCGCAGTGTTCCTGTCGGTTACGGTGTTCATCTGCCTGTTCAGGGCTTCGCTCGGCCCGAGATACACGGACAGGATTACGGCCTCGAGCATCATCGGGACAAAGGTCATTCTGTTGATTGCGGTGCTGGCTATGGTTGTCGGGAATGATTACCTCGTGGACATCTGCCTGATCTACGCAATCATAAACTTCTTGGCGGTTGTTGTGCTTGCGCGGTCAGTCCTCGAGAAGCGGGAAGGAGAGAAGGAACTGTGA
- a CDS encoding monovalent cation/H(+) antiporter subunit G: protein MIRVIVAAVLMLGGLCVLGIATMGIFRFSHMLNRIHVAAKCDTMGALLVLSGLMVLSGWTVFTLKLGLVIVFLWLCNPAASHLVARAEVKTNPEIEQICDYVDLTKEDKADAGD, encoded by the coding sequence GTGATTAGGGTAATTGTTGCGGCGGTCTTGATGCTCGGCGGGCTGTGCGTGCTTGGGATTGCGACGATGGGAATCTTCAGGTTCTCGCACATGCTGAACAGGATACACGTTGCGGCCAAGTGCGACACAATGGGGGCTCTGCTGGTTCTGTCGGGGTTGATGGTGCTGTCGGGCTGGACGGTGTTCACGCTGAAGCTGGGACTGGTGATAGTGTTCCTGTGGCTGTGCAACCCTGCGGCGAGCCATCTTGTTGCGCGCGCTGAGGTCAAGACCAACCCGGAAATAGAGCAGATATGTGATTACGTTGACCTGACGAAGGAGGACAAGGCAGATGCTGGTGATTGA
- a CDS encoding DUF4040 domain-containing protein: MLVIEWLLLIFLIVCAIAVSISNNLLNSIIIFMSYSLVMAVIWVLLRSPDLAITEAAVGAGVTSVLFFLALRKIGQMGHKDEGDK, encoded by the coding sequence ATGCTGGTGATTGAGTGGCTGTTATTGATATTCCTGATTGTGTGCGCAATCGCTGTGTCAATCTCGAACAACCTGCTGAACTCTATAATTATCTTCATGAGCTACAGCCTTGTGATGGCGGTTATCTGGGTGCTGCTGAGGTCTCCTGACCTCGCGATAACTGAAGCGGCGGTCGGTGCTGGAGTAACGAGCGTGCTGTTCTTCCTTGCGCTGAGGAAGATCGGGCAGATGGGACACAAGGACGAGGGAGATAAATAA
- a CDS encoding cation:proton antiporter subunit C: MLEKLLLNHYEAAAVILSGIGLTNLLLQRNLIKKIIGLNIMDTAVYLFLAAKGYVEGRAAPILIPAEGGGWITNPDVYVNPVPAGLVLTGIVVSVSVTAFALALTLRLYEHYGTLNIDEALMKMTEQQEDIEAKISRAEEDVLS, encoded by the coding sequence ATGCTGGAAAAATTATTGCTCAACCATTACGAGGCCGCCGCAGTCATCCTCTCTGGGATAGGCCTGACGAATCTGCTTCTTCAGCGCAACCTCATCAAGAAGATCATCGGCCTCAACATCATGGACACTGCGGTCTACCTGTTCTTGGCCGCGAAAGGCTACGTTGAAGGCAGAGCCGCACCGATTCTGATTCCTGCGGAGGGCGGCGGATGGATAACCAACCCAGACGTGTACGTCAACCCCGTACCTGCAGGCCTCGTCCTCACGGGAATTGTCGTCAGCGTGAGCGTTACAGCGTTCGCGCTTGCATTAACTCTCCGACTGTACGAGCATTACGGGACGCTGAACATTGACGAGGCACTCATGAAGATGACCGAACAGCAGGAAGACATTGAGGCCAAGATTTCGCGGGCAGAAGAGGATGTGCTGTCATGA
- a CDS encoding L-lactate dehydrogenase has protein sequence MANINLRKVAIIGCGFVGSASAFALMQSGLFSEMVLIDVDHGRAEGEALDIGHGMPLARPMKIYAGDYDDAQDAAVIVVTAGANQKPGETRLDLVKKNVNIFKSIMPEFAKRQCKGIMLVVANPVDILTYVAAKYSGLPAKKVIGSGTVLDTARLKYLLSEHLSVDSRSIHAFIIGEHGDSEFAAWSSANVSGVPLYDFCTMRGHSHFEEASRKIEDEVRNSAYEIIKRKNATYYGIAMAVKRICEAIIRDEKSVLAVSSLMKDVYGVEDVALSMPAIIGKDGIEDLIPVRLDVTEQRKLRESASVLKEVISDVL, from the coding sequence ATGGCAAATATTAATCTGCGCAAGGTCGCGATAATAGGCTGTGGTTTCGTCGGGAGTGCAAGTGCTTTCGCGCTGATGCAGAGCGGCCTGTTCTCGGAGATGGTTCTAATTGACGTGGATCACGGACGCGCAGAAGGCGAAGCTCTCGACATCGGGCACGGAATGCCTCTCGCCCGTCCGATGAAGATTTACGCGGGGGACTACGACGACGCACAGGATGCCGCAGTAATCGTTGTTACCGCCGGGGCAAACCAGAAGCCCGGAGAGACGCGCCTTGATCTCGTGAAGAAGAACGTAAACATCTTCAAATCCATCATGCCGGAGTTCGCTAAGCGTCAGTGCAAAGGTATCATGCTCGTCGTCGCTAACCCCGTCGACATCCTCACGTACGTTGCGGCCAAGTACTCGGGACTTCCCGCAAAGAAGGTCATCGGTTCGGGGACAGTCCTTGACACCGCGCGCCTGAAGTACCTGCTCAGCGAACATCTCAGCGTTGACAGCCGGAGCATTCACGCATTCATCATCGGCGAACACGGGGACAGCGAGTTTGCGGCATGGTCGAGCGCGAACGTCTCGGGAGTCCCGCTCTACGACTTCTGCACTATGAGGGGGCATTCACATTTTGAGGAAGCCTCACGGAAGATAGAGGACGAAGTCAGGAACAGTGCTTACGAGATAATCAAGCGCAAAAACGCGACGTATTACGGCATAGCGATGGCAGTGAAGCGCATCTGCGAGGCAATCATCAGGGACGAGAAATCTGTTCTGGCAGTCTCTAGCCTGATGAAGGATGTCTATGGCGTTGAGGATGTTGCGCTGAGTATGCCGGCGATTATCGGCAAGGACGGAATAGAGGACTTGATTCCTGTACGGCTTGACGTTACGGAACAACGGAAGCTGAGGGAAAGTGCAAGCGTTCTCAAAGAAGTAATCAGCGACGTATTGTGA